The following proteins are encoded in a genomic region of Sorangiineae bacterium MSr12523:
- a CDS encoding Lrp/AsnC family transcriptional regulator, giving the protein MRKDRYDVLDRIDRGILARLQEDARITAEAMAPDVGLSIAAVQRRIKRLREEGVIQKEIAVVDPFKLGQAMTFVVSVELDRERLTDLDDFERTMRSESHVQQCYRVTGTTDFVLILLAHDMTDFETFTRRALYENGNVRRFTTNVVTSRVKVGLSVPIDESE; this is encoded by the coding sequence ATGCGCAAAGATCGATATGACGTTCTCGACCGTATCGACCGCGGCATCCTCGCGCGGCTGCAAGAGGACGCACGGATCACCGCCGAGGCGATGGCACCCGACGTGGGTTTATCCATCGCCGCCGTGCAGCGGCGCATCAAGCGGCTGCGCGAAGAGGGCGTCATTCAAAAAGAGATCGCGGTGGTCGATCCGTTCAAGCTCGGGCAGGCGATGACCTTCGTCGTGTCCGTCGAACTGGATCGCGAGCGCCTCACGGATCTGGACGACTTCGAACGCACCATGCGCTCGGAGTCGCACGTCCAACAGTGCTACCGCGTGACGGGGACGACGGACTTCGTGCTGATCCTCCTCGCGCACGACATGACCGACTTCGAGACCTTCACGCGCCGCGCGCTCTACGAAAACGGCAACGTGCGCCGTTTCACCACCAACGTCGTCACCAGCCGCGTCAAAGTCGGACTCTCCGTGCCCATCGACGAATCCGAGTGA
- a CDS encoding pyridoxal-phosphate dependent enzyme: MPTSSPWRLDLHLNRRPPLAQDALSFGAQHVGPARALLSEFMDYAPTPLRHLPWMERELGVEAVLLKDESARMGLGSFKALGGAHAVLCHVRRHGTSTTVACASAGNHGLSVAAGARAAGVRSVVCLSESVPQSFEARLHALGAETLRGGRDYEASLRLLEARAKQRGWTIISDTVPLHAAGEDATPVREVMQGYTVLCDEAAADCERQGGPATHVFVQAGVGGLAAVCASYLRERWGDVVFVVVEPMSAACLLESARRGAPAQIPGGRTILGRLDCREPSVLAFRVLSPLAHAFAAITDAGAEEAARAIARDGIAQSPCGAAGAAGLLAACHDAGTRSVLGIDSRARILLIGTEAPVPS, translated from the coding sequence ATGCCGACGTCGAGCCCTTGGCGCCTGGACCTTCACTTGAATCGACGCCCTCCTCTTGCACAAGACGCGCTGTCGTTTGGTGCGCAGCATGTCGGCCCCGCGCGGGCGCTGCTGTCCGAGTTCATGGACTACGCGCCCACGCCGCTGCGCCATCTCCCGTGGATGGAGCGCGAGCTCGGCGTCGAAGCGGTCCTGCTCAAGGACGAATCGGCGCGCATGGGTCTGGGCAGCTTCAAGGCGCTGGGCGGGGCGCATGCGGTGCTTTGCCATGTGCGCCGTCATGGAACGTCGACCACCGTCGCGTGCGCGAGCGCCGGCAATCACGGGCTCTCCGTTGCCGCCGGCGCGCGTGCCGCGGGCGTGCGAAGCGTGGTGTGCCTGAGCGAGTCCGTTCCCCAAAGCTTCGAGGCGCGGCTGCACGCCCTGGGGGCCGAAACACTGCGCGGCGGGCGAGACTACGAGGCGAGTCTGCGCCTACTGGAGGCTCGCGCCAAGCAGCGCGGATGGACGATCATCTCCGACACCGTGCCGCTTCACGCGGCCGGTGAAGATGCCACACCCGTCCGCGAGGTGATGCAGGGCTACACGGTTTTGTGCGACGAGGCCGCGGCGGATTGCGAGCGCCAAGGCGGACCGGCGACGCACGTCTTCGTGCAGGCGGGGGTCGGCGGACTTGCGGCGGTCTGCGCCTCGTACCTTCGCGAACGCTGGGGCGACGTGGTCTTCGTGGTCGTCGAGCCCATGTCGGCCGCTTGCCTCCTGGAGAGCGCCCGCCGAGGAGCGCCCGCGCAAATCCCCGGCGGCCGCACCATCCTCGGCCGCCTCGATTGCCGCGAGCCCTCGGTGCTTGCCTTTCGCGTCCTCTCGCCGCTGGCGCACGCGTTCGCCGCCATCACCGATGCAGGCGCGGAGGAAGCGGCCCGCGCCATCGCACGCGACGGCATCGCGCAATCGCCGTGCGGCGCAGCGGGGGCCGCCGGCCTTCTCGCCGCCTGCCACGACGCCGGGACGCGCTCGGTGTTGGGCATCGATTCCCGTGCACGCATCCTCCTCATTGGCACCGAAGCTCCCGTACCATCATGA
- a CDS encoding sigma 54-interacting transcriptional regulator has product MQQHDADAGECIFVVTVVDGPDAGVAITLDGSQPSCLLVGQGPACALKLTDREVSRRHIALEPRGTMLHVRDLGSTNGTYLEKVKIIEAELSGGEVVRIGSTRLRIERRLEPATPPPKMDAFGRVLGGSLEMRRLYPLCARLARSNIPVLIEGETGTGKELLAESIHEEGPRATAPFVVFDCTAVPANLVESELFGHERGAFTGAVSARRGVFEQADGGTLLIDEIGELDITLQPKLLRALERSEVRRVGGDRSMKFDVRVLSATRRNLDHEVQAGRFRDDLFHRLAVARIELPPLRRRRGDIPHLARAIWAASGGAPAELSETLLRQWSDYPWPGNVRELRNAVVRRLALGELAPPPTSAPELLESLESSQEGPIHGVLEQILAQNLPFGAARQRVLEAFERRYVERTLAEHGGNVLRAAAASGVARRHFQRVKSRSLK; this is encoded by the coding sequence ATGCAACAGCACGATGCCGATGCGGGCGAATGCATCTTCGTCGTCACCGTGGTGGATGGCCCCGATGCCGGGGTGGCCATCACCTTGGATGGATCGCAGCCTTCGTGCCTCTTGGTCGGGCAGGGCCCTGCATGCGCGCTCAAGCTGACCGATCGCGAGGTCTCCCGGCGCCACATTGCACTCGAACCGCGCGGCACCATGCTGCACGTGCGCGATCTCGGTTCGACGAATGGCACGTACTTGGAGAAGGTGAAGATCATCGAGGCGGAGCTGTCCGGCGGAGAGGTGGTGCGCATTGGCTCGACGCGGCTTCGGATCGAGCGCCGGTTGGAGCCGGCCACCCCGCCGCCCAAGATGGACGCGTTCGGCCGGGTGCTGGGCGGAAGTCTGGAGATGCGGCGGCTTTATCCGCTTTGCGCGCGCCTCGCACGGTCGAACATTCCCGTGCTCATCGAGGGCGAAACGGGGACGGGCAAGGAACTGCTCGCCGAATCGATCCACGAGGAGGGGCCGCGCGCGACCGCCCCGTTCGTGGTCTTCGATTGCACGGCGGTGCCGGCGAATCTCGTGGAATCCGAGCTTTTCGGGCATGAGCGAGGTGCTTTTACCGGCGCGGTCAGCGCCCGGCGCGGCGTTTTCGAGCAGGCCGATGGTGGCACGTTGCTCATCGACGAGATTGGCGAATTGGATATCACACTTCAGCCAAAGCTCTTGCGCGCCCTGGAGCGCTCGGAAGTCCGGCGCGTGGGCGGTGACCGCTCGATGAAGTTCGATGTCCGCGTCCTATCGGCCACGCGGCGCAATCTCGATCACGAGGTGCAGGCCGGGCGCTTTCGGGATGATTTGTTCCATCGCCTCGCCGTCGCGCGCATCGAGCTTCCGCCGTTGCGCCGCCGCCGGGGCGACATTCCGCACCTCGCGCGGGCCATCTGGGCGGCCTCCGGCGGCGCGCCCGCGGAGCTTTCGGAAACGTTGCTCCGGCAATGGAGTGACTACCCATGGCCCGGGAACGTGCGCGAGCTGCGCAATGCCGTCGTGCGCCGTTTGGCCTTGGGCGAGCTGGCCCCTCCACCGACGAGCGCGCCCGAGCTGCTCGAGTCGCTCGAGTCGTCCCAGGAGGGCCCCATCCACGGGGTGCTCGAGCAGATCCTCGCGCAGAATCTGCCGTTCGGCGCCGCGCGACAACGTGTGCTCGAGGCCTTCGAGCGTCGCTACGTGGAGCGAACGCTGGCCGAACACGGTGGCAACGTCCTGCGCGCAGCGGCCGCGTCCGGCGTCGCGCGCAGGCACTTTCAACGCGTGAAAAGCCGCAGTCTCAAATAG
- a CDS encoding trypsin-like serine protease, which translates to MRNRHSIVFAGIILAIGYAGCSSNDTGTPPPARSSSPIIGGTADEGDPAVVMLVSYPADESTYYTCTAEVISPTVLLTAAHCVDTPNHTGHTFGVFLEPDATPYKSSVKTLKPHLKAVREVHAHPQYDPNGAGYPADVGVAILSEPVSITPLPINRTALDSSIVGKSSRIIGYGQTVSGTFNVKKYQATTSVNKLENDGHTVVVGDSTRRTCLGDSGGPALVTLNGVETIIGTNSYTNTSGCTEPSHFQRVDVYKSFIDSYLNSGDAGAPTDAGTDSGTDAGTDSGTPPDAGGGEPCPTPEREPNNRSTQANPIGQCLRGSLSPAGDVDLESFSLSGSLEYDVNLEASGDAQLSLFKYWNGGWYYVENTTPTRVHHVSDGGGRYLVRVTSPSYTTQSYTSTLTVGSP; encoded by the coding sequence ATGCGAAACCGTCATAGTATCGTATTCGCCGGCATCATCCTCGCCATCGGCTACGCGGGATGCAGCAGCAACGACACGGGCACTCCGCCGCCCGCACGAAGCTCGTCCCCGATCATCGGCGGCACCGCCGACGAAGGCGATCCGGCGGTGGTGATGCTCGTCTCGTATCCTGCCGACGAATCCACGTATTACACCTGCACGGCGGAGGTGATTTCCCCCACCGTGCTCCTCACCGCGGCGCATTGCGTCGATACGCCGAACCATACCGGCCATACCTTCGGCGTGTTTCTCGAGCCGGATGCGACACCGTACAAGTCCAGCGTCAAGACGCTCAAGCCGCATCTCAAGGCCGTGCGCGAGGTGCACGCGCACCCGCAGTACGATCCCAATGGTGCGGGTTACCCGGCCGATGTGGGCGTGGCCATTCTCTCCGAGCCGGTATCCATCACGCCGTTGCCCATCAACCGAACGGCGCTCGATTCCAGCATCGTGGGCAAGTCGTCGCGGATCATTGGATATGGTCAGACGGTTTCAGGTACCTTCAATGTGAAGAAGTATCAGGCCACGACGAGTGTCAACAAGCTGGAGAACGATGGGCACACGGTGGTCGTGGGGGACAGTACGCGGCGCACGTGCCTCGGCGATTCGGGCGGGCCTGCGCTGGTGACTTTGAATGGCGTGGAAACCATCATTGGCACCAATTCGTACACGAACACCAGCGGCTGCACCGAGCCTTCGCATTTTCAGCGCGTCGATGTGTACAAGTCCTTCATCGATTCGTACCTGAATTCAGGCGATGCCGGCGCGCCCACCGATGCCGGAACGGATTCCGGGACGGACGCGGGGACCGATTCGGGGACGCCCCCCGACGCGGGTGGTGGGGAGCCTTGTCCGACGCCGGAACGTGAGCCCAACAACCGATCCACGCAGGCGAATCCGATCGGCCAATGCCTGCGGGGCTCACTCAGCCCGGCCGGCGACGTCGACCTCGAGAGCTTTTCGCTCTCCGGGAGCCTCGAATATGACGTCAACCTCGAGGCGAGCGGCGATGCGCAGCTTTCCCTTTTCAAATATTGGAACGGCGGCTGGTACTACGTCGAGAACACCACACCGACGCGCGTGCACCACGTGTCCGACGGCGGAGGAAGGTACCTCGTACGCGTCACCTCCCCGAGCTATACGACGCAGAGCTACACGAGCACGTTGACGGTCGGATCGCCGTAA
- a CDS encoding MOSC domain-containing protein, producing MNLGHLAAICRYPIKGFHPQKLASVDFSAGSGIPHDRRFAVANGQVRLALEGGNVPAWVPCQAFVRLTQNTDLPSFVVDFDEDGLALSIRSPRGEVIQVNLAEPQSVAACNLTLASWFPAGPQGSPGLVEARGFGLWDHRDAAVSIINLETVRELSRAAGAELDPLRFRGNVYLDGLAAWGELALVGRRIRIGDAELEVIRPIDRCKATSVNPSTAAVDVHVPLVLARTFGHVFCGVYARIVRPGRAAVGDGCRAVGIASDSTRFGGAVDTAPPSHEWARAATVERRKQESPQVTSFWLRDPLAHLRGTWQPGKHVRIHASPALSADAGPVWRCYTVSDVTDDGLLRISVKREPDGRLSSHLHEAVREGDELVLSGPFGEFTLTPDARTPPLVFVSAGIGITPIAAMLRGLPRDYPAPIHIVHGARNEDELALWSEVKALASAFPSANTALYLSRAREEVCARLGARPGRIDFAHLRGSLPLEGAGIYLCGPDAFLHDAKSAWPYPLRYEAFISPRRAAPVCAKPPAPGPFRVRFARSRVEATWREGDTLLELAERAGLALASSCRSGVCQSCRHRVTEGSVAHLVDLLEAPAPETALLCCSVPTSDVCIEG from the coding sequence ATGAATCTCGGCCACCTTGCGGCGATATGCCGTTATCCCATCAAAGGATTTCACCCCCAGAAGCTCGCGAGCGTCGATTTCTCGGCGGGCTCCGGCATCCCGCACGATCGGCGATTCGCCGTCGCCAATGGCCAAGTGCGCCTCGCATTGGAAGGCGGCAACGTGCCGGCGTGGGTTCCCTGCCAGGCCTTCGTTCGCCTCACGCAGAATACCGATTTGCCATCCTTCGTAGTCGACTTCGACGAGGACGGCCTCGCACTTTCCATTCGCTCGCCCCGCGGTGAGGTCATCCAGGTGAACTTGGCCGAGCCGCAAAGCGTGGCCGCGTGCAATCTGACCCTGGCCAGCTGGTTTCCGGCCGGCCCGCAAGGCTCGCCCGGGCTCGTGGAGGCGAGGGGTTTCGGCCTGTGGGATCACCGGGACGCGGCGGTTTCGATCATCAACTTGGAGACCGTCCGCGAACTCTCGCGCGCCGCCGGCGCCGAGCTCGATCCATTGCGCTTTCGCGGCAACGTGTACCTCGACGGGCTCGCCGCGTGGGGTGAGCTCGCGCTGGTGGGGCGGCGCATTCGCATCGGCGACGCCGAGCTGGAGGTGATTCGTCCCATCGATCGATGCAAGGCCACGTCGGTCAATCCGAGCACCGCCGCCGTCGACGTGCACGTCCCCCTGGTTCTTGCGCGGACCTTCGGACACGTCTTTTGCGGCGTCTACGCCCGCATCGTGCGCCCGGGCCGCGCCGCCGTCGGGGATGGCTGCCGCGCGGTGGGCATCGCCTCGGACAGCACGCGCTTCGGCGGCGCCGTCGATACCGCGCCGCCATCGCACGAATGGGCCCGCGCCGCCACCGTTGAACGCCGCAAGCAGGAAAGCCCGCAGGTCACGAGTTTCTGGCTGCGCGATCCGCTCGCGCACCTGCGCGGCACGTGGCAACCGGGGAAACACGTGCGCATCCACGCCTCGCCCGCGCTGTCTGCGGACGCAGGGCCCGTGTGGCGTTGCTACACGGTGTCGGACGTCACCGACGATGGCCTTTTGCGCATCAGCGTCAAACGCGAGCCCGACGGCCGGCTGTCGTCGCACTTGCACGAAGCGGTGCGCGAAGGCGATGAACTCGTCCTCTCGGGTCCCTTCGGCGAGTTCACCCTGACGCCCGACGCGCGCACGCCGCCCCTGGTCTTCGTGAGCGCGGGCATCGGCATCACGCCCATCGCCGCCATGCTGCGCGGTTTGCCGCGTGACTATCCCGCGCCGATCCACATCGTGCACGGGGCTCGAAACGAGGACGAACTCGCGCTTTGGTCCGAGGTGAAGGCCCTCGCATCCGCGTTTCCTTCGGCGAACACCGCGCTTTATCTGAGTCGCGCCCGCGAGGAGGTGTGCGCCCGCCTCGGCGCCCGCCCCGGTCGCATCGATTTCGCACACCTTCGAGGAAGCCTGCCCCTCGAAGGCGCCGGCATTTACCTTTGCGGCCCCGACGCCTTCTTGCACGATGCCAAATCCGCCTGGCCCTATCCCCTTCGTTACGAGGCGTTCATCTCCCCGCGCCGTGCCGCACCCGTGTGCGCGAAGCCTCCTGCCCCGGGCCCATTTCGTGTTCGCTTTGCGCGCAGTCGGGTCGAAGCCACCTGGCGCGAGGGCGACACCTTGCTCGAATTGGCCGAGCGCGCCGGCCTGGCCCTTGCGTCCAGTTGCCGGAGCGGCGTTTGCCAGAGTTGCCGCCATCGTGTGACCGAGGGCTCGGTCGCGCACCTCGTGGATCTTCTCGAGGCGCCCGCCCCCGAAACCGCGTTGCTCTGCTGCTCCGTCCCCACGAGCGATGTGTGCATCGAGGGTTGA
- a CDS encoding glucose 1-dehydrogenase, protein MFDLIGKRALVTGASRGIGRAIAVALAKHGADVAVHARTTEALNGVATEIAGMKRTAPMLAANVADPEATERLVAEAIAKLGGLDILVNNAGGSYTSSPVSVLEVSLENWNHTLAWNATSMFVLMRAAGAHMVEQRRGSIINVASVGGLRGSRSSASYGAAKAAVISMTRIAAVDWAAAGVRVNALCPGWTATDLTRPLRESDDVNQRIVASIPMRRWAAPEELAAPALFLASDASSYMTGQTLVVDGGMSA, encoded by the coding sequence GTGTTCGACTTGATAGGGAAGCGCGCGCTCGTAACCGGTGCATCGCGAGGAATCGGACGAGCCATTGCCGTAGCCTTGGCCAAGCACGGCGCCGATGTCGCCGTGCATGCTCGAACGACGGAAGCCTTGAACGGTGTCGCCACCGAGATCGCCGGCATGAAACGCACCGCGCCGATGCTCGCGGCCAACGTCGCCGATCCCGAGGCCACCGAACGGCTCGTGGCCGAGGCCATTGCCAAACTGGGCGGGCTCGACATCCTCGTGAACAATGCGGGAGGCTCGTACACATCGAGCCCCGTCTCCGTGCTCGAGGTCTCGCTCGAAAATTGGAATCACACCCTCGCCTGGAATGCGACATCCATGTTCGTGCTGATGCGAGCCGCGGGTGCGCACATGGTCGAGCAGCGACGGGGAAGCATCATCAACGTTGCCAGCGTCGGCGGTCTGCGCGGCTCCCGATCGTCGGCTTCTTACGGCGCCGCGAAAGCCGCCGTCATCTCGATGACCCGAATCGCCGCCGTCGATTGGGCCGCCGCCGGGGTCCGCGTCAATGCGCTATGCCCCGGTTGGACGGCGACCGATCTCACACGGCCCCTGCGCGAAAGCGACGATGTCAACCAGCGCATCGTGGCGTCGATCCCGATGCGCCGGTGGGCCGCGCCAGAGGAATTGGCGGCTCCCGCTCTCTTTCTCGCGTCCGACGCATCCTCCTACATGACGGGTCAGACCCTCGTCGTCGACGGCGGAATGAGCGCCTAA
- a CDS encoding protein kinase — MTIYGGHEGIEHVGRVLGGRWLLDRLLREGGMGAVYRARDLETGADVAVKLVLGLDPHVASRFAREVRALAQLRHPRIVRYVGHGVADLPYLVMEWLQGEDLSARLARGRLDPKSTVALGRAVAGALAAAHREGLVHRDIKPANIFLVDREPARAKLLDFGLVSAGHGVCSSISRGLLLGTPAYMSPEQARGAQSSSLDASSDVFSLGVVLYKCLTGRAPFTGDNVHALALKIALEEPPRVGDLRAGVPAELDELIAQMLAKEPAARPRDGAELLARLDGIRLVRSEPPAWLSAEQRLVSLVLLGPRAEEIPRVADLVRAHGAEPRSLGAHAGARFAALLEIRGSATDHAARAAQMAMGLRRALPHAPLAVVTGRAVLAGPNPSGEAIERAEHLLSREGDAGAIVLDDVTAGLLEGLFVIARGASGARLGEVRTPTAPGRTLLGKRSPFVGRDREMQILEGALAESIAESVARVVLVTAPSGMGKSRLRREFASKLGASRAAHLWLAVGAPLSARSPFGFLRDLVRCAAGLRDGAPDIERRAELGVRISAIIGGQAAQTRVHEFLCELLGIGDPAASSAALVAARRDPALMHDQIRRAWIDWTSAACAAHPLLIVLEDLHWGDAPSLHAIEMALRTLHDAPLTVVAFARPEIEEAFPSLFRERGVLEMRLDALPRRASERFVRALLGESVPAPQLAAMVERAGGNAFYLEELIRAAAEGSSELPATVLAMVQARLEAMEPGARRVLRAASTFGRVFWLGGVRALLQGQEDAAFWLAELARREVVVPCPESRFVGDAEYAFRHETIREAAYAMLTDDDRPHAHRHAGAWLVAAGEDDDMVLAEHFERGDDTEAARTRYARAAERALFANDLRGALELTRKAEACGAAGESLGALRLVQAEAHEWLGDTVTAEACSSEAMLLLPRHSDAWYRAAASLAVSMRATQNWNRTLQLRAELLSPGPARAPALVAFLSVARALFYGNRYDEAAQVVRGVREAAESIGRSDPYLLAHLRHEQSDMAYLQGELDVSLRLVEDAAELYASIGDRRRVLRARGAAIGLFYRLLGAYEESVRILRACIDEAERLALPAMAAHARLNLGPALAILGEGAEAVACEREAIGGMRNNPRLHATAHAYMALALESGGYLAGAERYARAALEQIGDKNPQSRSAFAGILAGILLARGRPRDALLCAREGMHLLASLGGVEVGEIRLRLVHAEALRATGERDAAREAILRARARLLALAGKLTDGALRASFLDRVPENARLLRMEL, encoded by the coding sequence TTGACCATTTACGGTGGACACGAAGGCATCGAGCACGTGGGTCGTGTCCTCGGTGGGCGATGGTTGCTCGATCGGCTGCTTCGCGAGGGCGGCATGGGGGCGGTCTACCGCGCCCGCGATCTCGAAACCGGTGCCGACGTGGCGGTCAAACTCGTGCTCGGGCTCGACCCCCACGTCGCCTCGCGGTTTGCACGCGAAGTGCGCGCACTTGCACAGCTTCGGCACCCGCGCATCGTGCGCTATGTAGGGCACGGCGTTGCGGACCTGCCGTACCTCGTCATGGAGTGGCTCCAGGGCGAGGATCTCTCGGCACGCCTGGCGCGCGGTCGGCTCGATCCGAAGAGCACCGTCGCCCTTGGGCGGGCCGTGGCCGGTGCACTCGCGGCCGCGCACCGCGAGGGGCTCGTGCACCGCGATATCAAGCCGGCGAACATCTTCCTGGTCGATCGCGAACCTGCGCGCGCAAAGCTCCTCGACTTCGGCTTGGTGAGTGCAGGCCATGGCGTGTGCTCGAGCATCTCGCGCGGGTTACTCCTCGGTACGCCCGCGTACATGTCGCCCGAGCAAGCACGCGGCGCGCAATCCTCGTCGCTCGACGCGTCATCGGACGTCTTTTCGCTCGGCGTCGTTTTGTACAAATGCCTGACGGGGCGCGCGCCCTTCACCGGCGACAACGTTCACGCGCTGGCGCTCAAGATCGCGCTCGAGGAGCCTCCGCGCGTTGGGGATCTCCGTGCCGGTGTGCCGGCGGAGCTCGACGAGCTGATTGCGCAGATGCTCGCGAAAGAGCCCGCGGCGCGTCCACGCGATGGGGCCGAGTTGCTCGCCCGCCTCGATGGGATCCGCTTGGTCCGGAGCGAGCCGCCGGCATGGCTTTCCGCGGAACAGCGACTCGTGTCCTTGGTGCTCCTCGGGCCCCGCGCGGAGGAGATACCGCGGGTGGCCGACCTCGTGCGCGCGCACGGCGCAGAGCCGCGCTCGCTCGGCGCTCATGCGGGTGCGCGCTTCGCCGCGCTCTTGGAAATTCGAGGCAGTGCGACCGATCACGCTGCGCGGGCGGCCCAGATGGCCATGGGACTGCGCCGCGCGCTTCCGCATGCACCCCTCGCCGTCGTCACGGGGCGGGCCGTTCTCGCTGGGCCGAATCCCAGCGGTGAAGCCATCGAGCGCGCCGAGCACTTGTTGTCGCGCGAAGGCGACGCCGGCGCCATCGTGCTGGACGACGTGACCGCCGGCTTGCTCGAAGGCCTCTTCGTCATCGCACGCGGTGCAAGCGGGGCACGCCTCGGCGAGGTGCGCACGCCCACGGCTCCCGGGCGCACCCTGCTCGGAAAGCGGAGCCCCTTCGTGGGGCGCGACCGCGAAATGCAGATCCTCGAGGGCGCGCTGGCCGAGTCCATCGCCGAATCGGTGGCGCGTGTCGTCCTTGTGACGGCGCCATCGGGAATGGGCAAGAGCCGCCTCCGCCGCGAATTCGCGTCGAAGCTCGGTGCTTCCCGCGCGGCGCATCTATGGCTCGCGGTCGGGGCACCCCTCTCGGCGCGCTCGCCCTTTGGCTTTTTGCGCGACTTGGTTCGCTGCGCGGCCGGCCTGCGCGATGGCGCGCCCGATATCGAGCGCCGGGCCGAACTCGGCGTGCGCATCTCCGCAATCATCGGCGGCCAGGCTGCGCAGACACGGGTTCACGAGTTTCTCTGCGAATTGCTCGGCATCGGCGATCCGGCCGCATCGAGCGCCGCACTCGTGGCCGCGCGGCGCGATCCCGCGCTGATGCACGACCAGATCCGCCGCGCATGGATCGATTGGACGAGCGCCGCGTGCGCCGCGCACCCGCTCTTGATCGTGCTCGAAGATCTGCACTGGGGTGACGCCCCGAGCCTCCACGCCATCGAGATGGCCTTGCGCACGTTGCACGATGCGCCGCTCACCGTCGTGGCGTTCGCGCGACCCGAAATCGAGGAAGCCTTTCCCTCTCTGTTTCGCGAGCGCGGCGTCCTCGAGATGCGCCTCGATGCGCTGCCACGCCGCGCGAGCGAGCGCTTCGTGCGTGCGCTTCTCGGTGAATCGGTTCCAGCGCCGCAGCTCGCGGCGATGGTCGAACGCGCCGGCGGCAACGCGTTCTACTTGGAAGAACTGATTCGCGCTGCCGCGGAAGGTTCCTCCGAGCTGCCCGCGACGGTCTTGGCCATGGTGCAAGCGCGCCTCGAGGCGATGGAGCCCGGCGCCCGCCGCGTGCTTCGCGCGGCCAGCACCTTCGGGCGCGTCTTCTGGCTGGGCGGCGTCCGCGCGCTTCTCCAAGGGCAGGAGGATGCGGCCTTCTGGCTCGCGGAGCTCGCGCGTCGCGAGGTCGTCGTGCCGTGCCCAGAATCGCGTTTCGTCGGCGACGCGGAATACGCATTTCGTCACGAGACCATCCGCGAGGCGGCGTACGCCATGCTCACCGACGACGATCGGCCGCACGCCCATCGCCACGCCGGTGCATGGCTCGTCGCCGCCGGCGAAGACGACGACATGGTGCTCGCGGAGCATTTCGAGCGCGGCGACGACACCGAGGCCGCGCGAACGCGGTACGCCCGCGCTGCCGAGCGTGCCCTGTTTGCCAACGACTTGCGCGGTGCGCTCGAGTTGACCCGCAAGGCGGAGGCGTGTGGTGCGGCCGGCGAATCGCTGGGCGCATTGCGCCTCGTTCAAGCCGAAGCCCACGAGTGGCTCGGCGATACCGTGACCGCCGAGGCCTGCTCCAGCGAAGCGATGCTTCTCCTGCCGCGTCACTCCGACGCGTGGTACCGCGCGGCGGCATCCCTCGCGGTGTCGATGCGGGCCACGCAAAATTGGAATCGCACCCTGCAGCTGCGCGCCGAGCTTCTTTCGCCGGGGCCAGCCCGCGCGCCGGCCCTGGTGGCGTTCCTCTCCGTGGCCCGGGCGCTGTTTTACGGCAATCGCTACGACGAAGCTGCCCAGGTCGTTCGGGGTGTTCGCGAGGCGGCGGAGTCCATCGGTCGCAGCGATCCATACCTGCTCGCGCATCTCCGGCACGAGCAATCGGACATGGCGTACCTCCAGGGCGAGCTCGATGTCTCGCTTCGCTTGGTGGAAGATGCCGCGGAGCTCTACGCCAGCATCGGCGATCGGCGGCGCGTGCTGCGTGCGCGCGGCGCGGCCATCGGGCTCTTTTATCGGCTCCTCGGAGCCTACGAGGAATCGGTGCGCATCCTGCGCGCGTGCATCGACGAGGCCGAGCGGCTCGCGCTCCCTGCAATGGCCGCGCATGCGCGACTCAACTTGGGCCCGGCGCTGGCCATTCTCGGCGAGGGGGCCGAGGCCGTCGCGTGCGAGCGCGAAGCCATCGGCGGTATGCGCAACAACCCGCGCCTGCATGCGACGGCCCACGCGTACATGGCGCTGGCGCTGGAGTCGGGCGGCTACCTCGCAGGCGCCGAACGCTATGCGCGCGCCGCCCTGGAGCAGATCGGCGACAAGAATCCGCAGAGCCGCTCCGCCTTTGCGGGCATCCTCGCCGGCATTCTTTTGGCGCGCGGTCGCCCGCGCGATGCGCTTCTTTGCGCGCGCGAAGGGATGCACCTTCTCGCCTCCCTCGGCGGTGTGGAAGTCGGCGAGATCCGCCTTCGCCTCGTCCACGCCGAAGCCCTGCGCGCGACCGGCGAGCGCGACGCCGCACGCGAGGCCATCCTTCGAGCTCGCGCGCGCCTACTCGCCCTCGCCGGCAAGTTGACCGATGGTGCCCTCCGCGCGTCCTTCCTCGATCGCGTCCCAGAGAACGCGCGCCTCCTCCGCATGGAGCTTTAG